From Chryseobacterium joostei, the proteins below share one genomic window:
- a CDS encoding recombinase family protein, which translates to MCSSISNLYVRVSTDEQKRKGYSLPEQEDRLLKYCKYNNIEVKGIYREDYSAKNFNRPEWKELFSEIKKKSSGEDKNILFIKWDRFSRNVEYAYEMIGKLRKYKTIAMAIDQPIDFSVPESTVMLAVYLAVPEAENTRRAQNTANGIRRAKLMGRYPNKAPIGFINLTLMDGKKAIAPKEPEADIIKWSFHQAAQNDHKISEIMKMANEKGLICSRSHFFRILRNPIYCGLISVKLKSNEEQMIKGLHEPLISESLFYQVQSVINTKRKTTSKKDDLKELFFLRGFLTCPVCDRKLSGSIAQGSSKKYPYYHCHDRCRTRINAVLLNDCYQNKLQQLILSNNTIELFKDILEGQNIKIQKASYLYGQKLLERRIKEEELTLSRGRKLFIAGILKIDDYNDLKKECLVNTKNLSKERRDITLKLKAIDRKNQIENKALVEIFQKFSEFDTSDKRYLVSLIPPVDIDYKTGDLSLDLNQAFSKILLKKNNRKPNKKNELH; encoded by the coding sequence ATATGCTCCAGTATATCCAATTTATACGTCCGTGTAAGTACAGACGAACAAAAAAGAAAAGGTTACTCCCTACCAGAGCAGGAGGATAGATTATTGAAATATTGTAAATATAACAATATCGAAGTCAAAGGAATTTATCGGGAAGACTATTCTGCCAAAAATTTCAACCGGCCAGAGTGGAAAGAATTATTTTCAGAAATTAAAAAGAAATCATCGGGAGAAGATAAGAACATATTATTTATCAAATGGGACCGATTTAGTCGTAATGTTGAATATGCTTACGAAATGATCGGAAAGCTTCGAAAATATAAAACGATAGCGATGGCTATTGATCAACCAATTGATTTCTCTGTGCCGGAAAGTACCGTTATGCTGGCTGTATATTTAGCCGTTCCGGAAGCGGAAAATACTCGGAGGGCCCAAAATACAGCAAATGGTATTCGTCGAGCGAAGCTGATGGGTAGATATCCTAATAAAGCACCTATTGGATTTATTAATTTGACACTAATGGATGGTAAAAAAGCTATTGCTCCTAAAGAGCCTGAAGCTGATATTATAAAGTGGTCTTTTCATCAAGCTGCCCAGAACGATCATAAGATTTCCGAAATAATGAAAATGGCTAATGAAAAAGGATTGATATGTTCACGGTCACACTTCTTTAGAATTTTACGGAATCCAATTTATTGTGGACTTATATCAGTCAAACTTAAATCTAATGAAGAACAAATGATAAAAGGTTTGCACGAACCTTTAATATCTGAATCGTTATTTTATCAAGTTCAATCTGTTATTAATACAAAAAGAAAAACTACTTCTAAAAAAGATGATTTAAAAGAGCTGTTTTTTCTTAGAGGTTTTTTGACCTGTCCTGTTTGTGATCGCAAACTCAGTGGGAGTATTGCGCAAGGAAGCTCAAAAAAATACCCATATTATCATTGTCATGATCGCTGTAGAACAAGGATAAACGCAGTTTTGTTGAATGATTGCTATCAAAATAAGCTTCAGCAATTGATACTATCAAATAACACAATTGAACTATTTAAGGATATTTTGGAAGGTCAGAATATAAAGATACAGAAAGCAAGTTATTTATACGGTCAAAAACTATTAGAAAGAAGAATAAAGGAGGAAGAACTAACTCTTTCTAGAGGTAGAAAATTATTTATAGCAGGAATATTGAAGATTGATGATTATAATGACTTAAAAAAAGAATGTCTGGTTAATACTAAAAATCTCAGTAAAGAAAGACGTGATATTACTCTTAAATTAAAAGCTATTGATAGAAAGAATCAAATAGAAAATAAAGCACTGGTTGAAATCTTTCAAAAATTTTCCGAGTTTGATACTTCAGACAAAAGATATCTTGTGAGTCTTATTCCACCAGTTGATATTGATTATAAAACGGGAGATCTCTCTTTGGACTTAAATCAAGCATTTTCAAAAATATTATTAAAAAAAAATAACCGAAAACCTAACAAGAAAAATGAACTTCATTGA
- the istB gene encoding IS21-like element helper ATPase IstB: MNIETQMRALRLHGMERNWKALNETRRSTELTLSEGLTLLLQAEADERDEKRFDRLKQNAGFRYQASIEEINMVATRGLDKGMITALATGEYIKKGDPILISGATGCGKSFLASALGHQACAQGYKVLYFNLQKLLLKTKMARLEGTLHKLMDKISKTDLLIIDDFGLVNLDQHQRLDMMEIIEDRHAKASTVIASQLPVASWYDVIGEDTIADAILDRLIHGSYRIELKGESLRKKK; encoded by the coding sequence ATGAACATTGAAACACAAATGAGAGCGTTACGCCTACACGGTATGGAACGTAACTGGAAAGCTCTGAACGAAACACGCCGGAGCACTGAACTCACTCTTTCTGAAGGGTTAACCCTATTGTTGCAGGCAGAAGCAGATGAAAGGGACGAAAAGCGGTTTGACCGCCTTAAGCAGAATGCGGGGTTCCGCTATCAGGCTTCAATAGAAGAGATAAACATGGTAGCTACCAGAGGGTTGGATAAGGGAATGATCACTGCCCTAGCTACGGGCGAGTACATCAAAAAAGGAGATCCGATACTGATCAGTGGCGCTACAGGCTGCGGGAAGAGTTTTCTAGCCTCTGCCTTAGGTCATCAAGCTTGTGCACAAGGTTATAAGGTACTGTACTTTAATCTGCAAAAGCTACTTCTAAAGACGAAAATGGCTCGTTTGGAAGGTACGCTACATAAGTTAATGGATAAAATATCAAAAACAGACCTTCTTATTATTGACGATTTCGGCCTGGTAAACCTAGACCAGCATCAAAGATTGGACATGATGGAAATAATTGAAGATAGACATGCTAAGGCATCTACAGTGATTGCAAGCCAGCTACCGGTTGCAAGTTGGTATGATGTAATTGGAGAAGATACAATTGCGGATGCAATACTCGATAGGCTAATTCATGGCTCATATAGAATTGAGTTAAAAGGCGAAAGTCTAAGAAAAAAGAAGTAA
- a CDS encoding RteC domain-containing protein, with translation MKQLYKNILLSIEQQEKNLERSTKSTIEEAYHMVSFLRQLLSDLKTQIAKNGFATADDEVVFFKTVKPEILGKLIYYNKLVRLEVINPELYDLVQAYYNEQIKLLNKEYKKHLESSDFYWYYRSGRCDKDNSYFRLGNINFFDGVDSFFFEVDIDFSTYYDYKVAQIIAMDLLFSYYLSKISQKDSNNTGSSPMPENGSFSWTDSKNALIELIYALHAAGSVSNGRAGLRKMSKLFEEVFEIKLGDIHHAFHQMKFRAGEKTSYLLFLKSSLEQYMDREL, from the coding sequence ATGAAACAATTATATAAAAATATTCTATTATCAATCGAACAACAGGAGAAGAATCTAGAACGAAGTACGAAAAGCACCATTGAAGAAGCTTATCATATGGTTTCTTTTCTTCGCCAATTATTAAGCGATCTTAAAACCCAAATTGCAAAAAATGGTTTTGCTACAGCCGACGACGAAGTAGTCTTTTTTAAGACTGTCAAGCCCGAGATTTTAGGAAAACTCATTTACTACAATAAGCTTGTCCGTTTGGAAGTTATTAACCCGGAACTTTATGATTTGGTACAAGCTTATTACAACGAGCAGATCAAGCTTTTAAATAAAGAATATAAAAAGCACCTGGAGAGTTCGGATTTTTACTGGTATTATCGTTCTGGTCGCTGCGATAAAGACAATTCATATTTTAGATTAGGTAATATTAATTTCTTCGATGGTGTAGACAGTTTTTTCTTTGAAGTTGATATTGACTTTTCTACCTATTATGATTATAAAGTCGCTCAGATCATAGCGATGGACTTGCTTTTTTCCTATTATTTGTCGAAAATTAGTCAGAAAGACTCCAATAATACCGGTAGTTCCCCTATGCCTGAAAATGGAAGTTTTTCTTGGACGGATTCCAAGAATGCGTTAATTGAACTGATTTATGCGCTACATGCAGCAGGTAGTGTGTCTAATGGCAGAGCTGGCCTGCGAAAAATGAGTAAACTATTTGAGGAAGTGTTTGAAATCAAATTGGGGGATATTCATCATGCATTCCATCAGATGAAGTTCAGGGCAGGAGAGAAAACCAGCTATTTACTTTTCTTAAAAAGTTCTCTAGAACAATATATGGATAGAGAACTTTAA
- the istA gene encoding IS21 family transposase codes for MAGKPKQMSQIKQLIRLYQSGSGIKTIARILGMSKNTVRSYLKKMADGGFNTEELLKQEDPLLEKSFHSGNPAYKADKFEYLKSRLDYYEKELKRTGVTKQLLWQEYIESDPTGYSYPQFTYHLRQQLVSRKGSMVMEHIAGDKLYIDFSGKKLHYIDRSTGELIACEVFVACLPFSDYAFAIAVRSQQTPDFLYALSCCLEAMGGVPKAIVPDNLKAAVIKADKYEPVLNQSMEDFANHYGTVVVPARSARPKDKSLVENQVKMIYSRVFAPLRNQQFFDIHALNQAINTCMVKHNQTRMQQKPYCREERFLSAEKSTLDELPSERFELKYYAELKVGNNGHIYLQRNKHYYSVPFTYIGMKVKLIYTRTMVSIYCQGKQIAVHIRSYRENAYTTVAEHLKSEHQAYKKRSHETYLARAREHSPEFHELMQVLFKRARYPEQLYRTCDGLFKLKRDFPVEEFDKACKYVLKNKLYTYYFFKNVLENGIANSEEEPLVKDALPEHANIRGRAYYASSQPTHFDQPKDGLGAQ; via the coding sequence ATGGCTGGAAAACCAAAACAAATGAGTCAGATAAAGCAATTAATTAGATTGTATCAGAGCGGCAGTGGAATAAAAACGATTGCCCGCATTCTTGGAATGAGTAAGAATACAGTTCGGTCTTACCTGAAAAAGATGGCCGATGGCGGGTTCAATACCGAAGAACTGCTTAAGCAAGAGGACCCTTTATTAGAAAAATCTTTTCATTCAGGTAATCCTGCATATAAGGCAGATAAGTTTGAATACCTGAAGAGCCGTCTTGATTATTACGAAAAAGAACTTAAGCGTACCGGGGTCACCAAACAGTTGCTCTGGCAAGAGTATATTGAGAGCGACCCCACCGGTTATAGCTATCCACAGTTCACATACCACCTAAGGCAACAGCTTGTCTCCAGAAAAGGCAGCATGGTGATGGAACACATCGCTGGCGACAAACTGTATATTGACTTTTCTGGAAAGAAACTCCATTATATCGATCGGTCCACAGGTGAACTGATTGCCTGTGAAGTATTTGTTGCCTGTCTTCCTTTCTCAGATTACGCGTTTGCCATCGCCGTACGCTCTCAACAAACTCCCGACTTTCTTTACGCGCTGAGCTGTTGCCTGGAGGCTATGGGAGGTGTACCAAAAGCCATTGTTCCCGATAACCTAAAAGCAGCAGTGATCAAAGCAGATAAATATGAACCAGTCCTGAACCAATCCATGGAAGACTTTGCCAACCATTACGGCACAGTTGTAGTCCCGGCCCGTTCAGCTCGTCCTAAGGATAAGTCGCTGGTAGAAAACCAGGTAAAAATGATTTATAGCCGCGTATTTGCACCCCTTCGAAACCAGCAGTTCTTCGATATACATGCACTTAATCAAGCTATAAACACCTGTATGGTAAAGCATAACCAGACGCGCATGCAACAAAAACCATATTGCCGAGAAGAGCGTTTCTTAAGTGCAGAAAAGTCTACACTGGATGAGCTTCCAAGTGAGCGATTCGAGTTAAAGTACTACGCAGAACTCAAAGTAGGAAACAATGGCCATATCTACCTGCAGCGCAACAAACACTATTACAGTGTCCCATTTACCTACATCGGAATGAAAGTGAAGCTTATCTATACGCGTACTATGGTATCGATCTATTGTCAAGGAAAACAGATCGCTGTGCATATACGGAGTTATAGGGAAAATGCCTATACCACTGTTGCAGAACACTTAAAGTCCGAACATCAGGCCTACAAGAAACGAAGTCATGAGACCTATTTAGCCCGAGCTAGAGAGCACTCACCAGAGTTCCATGAGCTTATGCAAGTTCTTTTTAAGCGAGCCCGCTACCCTGAACAGTTATACCGTACCTGCGACGGTCTATTCAAGTTAAAGCGGGACTTTCCAGTAGAAGAGTTTGATAAAGCATGTAAGTATGTTCTAAAAAACAAGCTTTACACTTACTATTTCTTTAAGAACGTACTTGAAAACGGCATCGCTAACAGCGAAGAAGAACCGTTGGTAAAAGACGCATTGCCAGAACATGCCAATATACGAGGTAGAGCATATTATGCAAGTAGCCAGCCGACACACTTTGATCAACCAAAGGACGGATTGGGTGCGCAATGA
- a CDS encoding DEAD/DEAH box helicase → MKIHGIFIGIDRFQSPSINWLSCARRDAVALYSLFSDNLQGNFHLMFDENATRDSIEFRVKELSNCADDDIVIFSFSGHGTNTHELVTYDTNINDIGSTTIALDTLAEWFKNIPARQLICIIDCCFSGGMGAKALEVNFASREFKSGEELIKQFSGSGRVILTASKATEPAWENGKLGHGLLTYHLLEALQGANEVRKDQKIGIFRLLEYVTSSVKNSAGELGAEQNPMLLGQITEEISFPVFKPGRLYKEAFPERNLSLVDASIESLLEFGFPNGIIEAWKSKIPSLNQLQVDAINDYGILTGNHLVVSAPTSSGKTMIGELAAIYGVLQRKRAVFLLPLKALVNDKLRHFDETYASFDIKTIKATGESVTDDIMPLMKGQYDICLMTYEKFAAIILANPYVLNQIGTVIVDEAQMIADKSRGLNLEFILTLLKLKRREGVEPQIIALSAVIGDLNGLERWLGGRLLLHTERPIPLNEGIIKLNGDFRYIESDTGDEITTNLIRPSFRKGSSQDIIIPLVQKLVNEGKNVIVFRETKSEAQACAMYLATNLDLQPASDAIDLLPQNDPSISTQKLIQTLNKGVAFHISDLDAEERSVIEDQFRRKHSGLKIIAATTTLAMGVNTPAEAVIISGLTHPGNTPYSVSEYKNIIGRAGRLGFADRGYSFLIATTSIAEHTYWQDYVLGTPEDMQSNFVSKNTDSRSLVLRVLAASKSKRGMSRSEIIGFLTESFGAYQEKIKYNTWDWSSSDIDDALNELTYHQLIEMDDENCFHTTTIGKIAGDSGIEVESIIRIISTLQQIPSELISDPVLLGITQLTIELQQVYMPINKKSIYKEPHTWSDAIQRQRIPSQLINAFSRYSKDNIETTSKSKKTMASLLWVTDMQLVEMEALLMQHSRDNSAAGAIRAIVSRVCDVLPIVAGITEILKPEIKLTERIPKLLLRLELGVPSSIIELAKLLGRTLNRGEYLELLKRGIMTINQFSATDERILLEIFSSDKVEEIRFKIEQNIQEQSTRIELPEIPLYEE, encoded by the coding sequence ATGAAAATCCACGGTATATTTATAGGCATTGATAGGTTTCAATCTCCTTCAATAAATTGGCTTTCTTGTGCAAGACGAGATGCAGTTGCATTATATTCTTTGTTTTCTGATAATCTTCAGGGAAATTTTCATTTGATGTTCGATGAAAATGCAACAAGAGATTCGATAGAATTCCGAGTTAAAGAGCTATCCAATTGTGCAGATGACGATATTGTAATATTTTCTTTTTCAGGGCACGGTACCAATACCCATGAATTAGTAACCTACGATACAAATATTAACGATATCGGCTCAACGACAATTGCACTGGATACTTTGGCAGAATGGTTTAAAAATATTCCCGCAAGACAATTAATATGTATTATTGACTGCTGTTTTTCAGGAGGAATGGGAGCAAAAGCATTAGAGGTAAATTTTGCTTCAAGAGAATTTAAATCTGGAGAAGAACTAATAAAACAATTTTCAGGTAGTGGCAGGGTTATATTAACTGCCTCAAAGGCTACCGAACCTGCATGGGAAAATGGAAAGTTAGGTCATGGTTTATTGACTTACCATCTGCTAGAGGCATTGCAAGGAGCAAATGAAGTAAGAAAAGATCAAAAAATCGGTATATTCCGTTTATTGGAGTATGTTACATCAAGTGTTAAGAACTCTGCTGGTGAATTAGGTGCTGAGCAAAATCCCATGTTGTTAGGACAAATAACAGAAGAGATTAGTTTCCCTGTCTTTAAACCAGGTAGATTGTACAAAGAAGCTTTTCCAGAAAGGAACCTTTCATTGGTGGATGCAAGTATAGAATCCTTGCTGGAGTTTGGATTTCCTAATGGCATTATAGAAGCATGGAAATCTAAGATACCATCACTAAATCAATTGCAGGTAGATGCAATTAATGATTATGGCATTCTTACGGGTAACCATCTTGTAGTTTCCGCACCTACATCTTCTGGTAAAACAATGATAGGAGAGCTTGCTGCTATATATGGAGTTTTACAAAGAAAAAGAGCTGTATTTCTTCTTCCTCTAAAAGCATTGGTAAATGATAAGTTAAGGCATTTTGACGAGACATATGCATCTTTTGATATTAAAACAATCAAAGCTACAGGAGAAAGTGTTACTGACGATATTATGCCATTGATGAAAGGACAGTATGATATATGCTTGATGACTTATGAAAAGTTTGCAGCCATTATATTAGCTAATCCTTATGTCCTTAATCAAATTGGAACTGTCATAGTAGATGAAGCTCAAATGATAGCTGATAAAAGCAGAGGATTAAACTTAGAATTTATATTAACATTATTAAAACTTAAGCGTAGAGAAGGTGTTGAACCTCAGATTATAGCTTTGTCCGCAGTAATTGGTGATTTAAATGGATTAGAAAGGTGGTTAGGTGGTCGTCTGTTATTACATACTGAAAGACCAATTCCTCTAAATGAAGGAATTATAAAGCTCAATGGTGATTTTCGATATATTGAATCTGATACAGGGGATGAAATTACAACAAACCTTATAAGACCCAGTTTTAGGAAGGGATCCAGTCAGGATATTATAATCCCGTTGGTTCAGAAGTTAGTCAACGAAGGGAAAAACGTTATTGTTTTCCGAGAGACAAAATCAGAAGCACAAGCTTGTGCAATGTACTTGGCTACTAATTTAGATTTGCAGCCGGCTTCCGATGCAATTGATTTATTGCCACAAAATGACCCTTCTATTTCCACTCAGAAACTAATACAAACGTTAAATAAGGGAGTTGCTTTTCATATTTCGGATCTTGACGCTGAGGAAAGATCTGTTATAGAAGATCAATTCAGAAGAAAACATTCAGGATTAAAAATAATTGCAGCAACTACAACTTTAGCTATGGGAGTTAATACTCCGGCTGAAGCGGTCATTATTTCCGGTCTGACTCATCCAGGTAATACTCCTTATTCAGTTTCTGAATATAAAAATATTATAGGTCGAGCAGGTCGATTAGGTTTTGCTGATAGAGGATACTCTTTTTTGATTGCAACAACTTCAATCGCAGAACATACTTACTGGCAAGACTATGTTTTGGGAACCCCAGAAGATATGCAATCTAATTTTGTTTCAAAGAACACAGATAGTCGTTCGTTGGTACTAAGAGTACTGGCTGCATCCAAATCTAAAAGAGGAATGAGCAGGTCTGAAATTATTGGATTTTTAACAGAAAGTTTTGGGGCTTATCAAGAGAAAATAAAATATAACACATGGGACTGGAGCTCAAGTGATATTGATGATGCCTTAAATGAACTTACTTATCATCAGCTAATAGAAATGGATGATGAAAACTGTTTTCATACTACTACAATCGGAAAAATAGCCGGAGATTCAGGAATTGAAGTTGAATCTATTATCCGTATTATTAGTACTTTACAACAAATCCCTTCAGAGCTCATTTCTGATCCCGTATTATTGGGAATCACTCAACTTACCATAGAGTTACAGCAGGTATATATGCCTATAAACAAAAAAAGCATTTATAAAGAGCCACATACATGGAGTGATGCCATACAAAGACAGCGAATTCCTTCTCAATTGATAAATGCATTTTCAAGATATTCAAAGGATAATATTGAGACTACATCGAAATCAAAGAAAACGATGGCTAGCCTACTTTGGGTTACAGATATGCAATTGGTGGAAATGGAGGCTCTTCTTATGCAGCACAGTCGAGACAACTCTGCTGCAGGTGCAATACGAGCAATAGTTTCAAGAGTTTGTGATGTACTCCCTATTGTTGCTGGCATAACTGAAATACTAAAACCGGAGATTAAGCTAACAGAAAGAATTCCCAAATTACTTTTAAGATTAGAACTAGGTGTTCCGTCATCTATTATAGAGCTAGCAAAACTTTTAGGAAGAACTTTAAATCGAGGTGAATATCTTGAATTATTAAAAAGAGGGATAATGACTATTAATCAGTTTAGTGCTACTGATGAGCGAATTTTATTAGAGATATTTTCTAGTGATAAGGTTGAAGAAATAAGATTTAAGATTGAACAAAATATTCAAGAACAATCAACTAGAATAGAGCTTCCTGAGATTCCGCTTTATGAAGAATAG
- a CDS encoding helix-turn-helix domain-containing protein: MNIDRVEFLAWMDRIMKRFDILAGDLEIRDKKRLSIDGDELLDNQDVLQMLKITYRCLQRYRTIGRIKFFTISGKIYYKSSDVQQFIRDSYHGGKYRQK; encoded by the coding sequence ATGAATATAGATCGAGTTGAATTCCTCGCGTGGATGGATCGTATCATGAAGCGATTTGATATACTCGCAGGGGATCTTGAAATCCGCGACAAAAAGAGATTGAGTATCGACGGTGATGAACTGCTCGATAATCAAGACGTGCTTCAAATGCTAAAGATCACTTACCGATGTCTTCAGCGTTACCGTACAATCGGCAGAATAAAGTTTTTCACTATCAGTGGTAAAATTTATTACAAGAGTTCTGATGTGCAACAGTTTATTAGAGACAGCTATCACGGCGGAAAATATAGGCAAAAATAG
- a CDS encoding PTS sugar transporter subunit IIBC, which produces MNFIDKNVSVEQAIILLAKNGIQVNEKEAKIILELLYLVSKNYDKPKEKKILEP; this is translated from the coding sequence ATGAACTTCATTGATAAAAATGTTTCAGTTGAGCAAGCAATCATTCTTCTTGCCAAGAATGGAATTCAGGTAAATGAGAAGGAAGCTAAAATTATATTGGAATTACTATATTTAGTATCAAAAAATTATGATAAACCGAAAGAGAAAAAAATACTAGAACCTTAA